AAATGATGCTGTATTTTGAAAAATGTTTTTTTCAATGGGCATAAAGTTTACATCCTGTGTAATCACCAGCCAAAGCTTATACACATCTTCTTTTGGGAATGTGGTTTTTAATTTTTCAAAATAACTGGGATCTATAACCGTAGTATCTATGTTAGGCTTTGTACTTAGATTTTTGTAATCAAGAATAAGATCTTTTAGGTATTCTATCCCTGTTTTTTTGCGGGTACTTACTACGGCAATTTTAGTGTCTAACTTTTCTTCTAGCAATCCTACATCAATTGAAATGCCTTTTCTTGACATTCTATCTGCCATATTGATCACTAGGATAGCCGGTATTTTTAAATCTTTAATTTGTGTAAATAATAGTAGATTTCGCTTTAAATTTTCTACATCAGCAATGACTACGGCTACATCAGGAAAATCTTTATCGTTTTTATTTAATAGTAATTCTACAGCAACACTTTCATCCAAAGAAGTGGTGTTTAAGCTGTAGGTCCCTGGCAAATCAATGATATGTGCTTTTATGCCGCGAGGAAGCTTGCAAATACCTTCTTTTTTTTCGACTGTAATTCCAGGGTAATTACCCACTTTTTGGTTTAATCCAGTGAGTTGATTAAATACAGATGTTTTTCCTGTATTTGGGTTTCCGATAAGTGCTACATTAATTTGTTTGCTCATAATAGGGCAGCATCGTCAGTTAGTTCCAATTCAATTAATTCAGCCACAGAACGGCGTATGGCAATATGCGATCCATTTACATTAATGTAAATAGGATCTTTCAATGGAGCAACCTGTATTAACTCTACCTCATTGCCAGGCAAGCAACCCAACTCTAGTAGCTTTATAGGTAAAATATCGTCGGCAAATTCCTTGATAATTCCCTTTTCTCCTCTTTTAAGTTGTGCGACCGTTTTTATCAATTTTTATTTAGATTGATTATAATTAAGACAAATGTAAGCTTAATTTAGGAAAAGAAAAAGGAAATAGTTGTTCTCTATGTACTGCTAAATCGATACCCTATTATTTTAAGCTTAAAAAAACCATTACTCCGTATCGGTATTCTCGGAAGATGCTTTTAATACTGCTAAATCTGCCAAAAGACGTTGTATTTCTTCAGGATCTGTGCCGTCGTATGTGCCGCGAATTCTACGTTTTTTATCAATCAACATAAAATTTTCAGTGTGTATCATGTCGAAAGGACCTCCATCACCATCAGATTTTACGGCCATATAGGATTTTCTTGCCAGGGCATAAATTTGTTTCTTATCGCCAGTAACCAAATTCCATTTACGATCAACAACTCCTTTTGCCAAGGCATATTTTTTTAATTGAGGGACAGAATCAATCTCTGGAGTTACTGAATGTGATAACAATAGTACGTCCTCGTCATTTAAAATTTCTTTTTGTATTTGGGCCATATGTTCTGTCATAATGGGGCATATAGTGGGGCAAGTGGTGAAAAAGAAGTCAGCGATATAAATCTTGTCTTGATAATCTTCGTTCGTAATTACTTTCCCATTTTGGTTGATAAGAGAAAAATCGGCAATGGTATGGTATTTTTTTACATGGGTAATCGATGAGTCAACCAGTTCAGGATTAAAATCTGCTGGTTGGTAAATGCGCAAAATTTTAACGGGCTGTAGCGCATTAAAAAAGAGGTACATGATGACCGCAGAAAGACCTAACATCACTACACCAAATAATTTATATTTTGAAAAGAATTGACGCATATTTTTTTTACAAAGATACTGCCCATTATTATAAATAGTAAACGCTTTTAGCACTTATGCTGCTAAATATTTCTTAAAAAAAATGGGAGAGAAATAGTTTGCTTTTTTTAGACTTTTTAAAAGCTTACTTTTGGCGCTTTAAAATACTAATTATTTCGTTAATGGATTATTTTATACAGATTCTTACCTTTATTTTAATCATATCAATTTTAGTTGTTTTACACGAATTAGGACATTACATCCCAGCAAAATATTTTAAAACCAAGGTAGAAAAGTTCTATTTGTTTTTTGATGTAAAATTTTCACTTTTTAAGAAAAAAATTGGAGAAACAGAATACGGTATCGGATGGTTGCCGCTAGGGGGTTATGTCAAAATTGCTGGTATGATTGATGAAAGCATGGATACCGAGCAACTAAAAAAAGATCCAGAACCATGGGAATTTAGATCAAAACCAGCTTGGCAACGCTTGATTATTATGTTAGGTGGTGTTACGGTAAACTTTTTTCTCGCCTGGCTGATTTATAGTGGTTTATTTTTTACGGTAGGTGATCGCTATATTCCAGCATCGAACATCAAACACGGTATTTTAGTAGATTCAATTGGGGAACGAATTGGACTTAAAACTGGAGATCAGATTTTAGAAATAGATGGTAAAAAAACAAAGAAGTTTGATGATGCAATGATCGATATTCTTCTTGGGGACAATATTACTGTAGATCGCAACGGCGAAAAAATTACATTTCCTATACCAGAAGAGGGCATAAGAGATGTTTTAGGTGCAAAAGGAAGACGCTTTTTAAGTTATAGAACGCTTTGGGTGGTTGACACTGTTATTCCGGGGAAACCTGCAGAAAATGCAGGTATTTTAAAAGGCGATAGATTAATTGCAGTGAACGATAAAAAAACAGAGTATTGGAATGAGTTTGTGCAAGAAATAAGTGCTTCGGCTACTAAATCCTTAAGTATCACTTTAGAAAGAGACGGTAGAGAAGAAATAATTGATGTAAGGGTGGGGGAAGATGGTGCTATAGGTGTAGGTCCAAAAATAGAAGATATAAGTATTACCGATGATTATACGCTTTTAGCGTCTATACCTGCGGGTTTTACAGAAACTATAAATGTCTTAACCAAGCAAATAAAGCAATTCAAAATCATCTTTAAACCAAAAACAGAGGCGTATAAAGCGGTACGTGGACCTATAGGTATCGTTGATATGATGCCGGCGAGTTGGGACTGGATGTTTTTCTGGAGCTTTTTAGCGATGTTTTCGGTGTGGTTGGCATTTGTAAATCTACTACCCATACCAGCATTAGATGGTGGGCATGTTATGTTTTTGCTATACGAGATGATCTCAGGAAGAGCACCGAGTGAAAAAGTTTTAGAGCGCGGTCAAATCATTGGTTTTGTGATTATTATGTCGTTAATGGCGGTTATTTTTGGTCACGATATTTGGGTATTGATTCAAGAGAAAATATTAAATAAGTAAGTAAATAAAAAAAAAGTAAAATTTCCTATTTCTTTTGTTTGCCTAATTTGAAAAAACATTTATATTTGCACCCGCAAAGGCGATAAAAGTACACTCCTCCTTAGCTCAGCTGGTTAGAGCATCTGACTGTTAATCAGAGGGTCCTTGGTTCGAGCCCAAGAGGGGGAGCTTAGTAAAGACAAGCCATTCAAGAGATTGAATGGCTTTCTTTTTTTAACAGGGACAACATAGGGACAACATTAAGTCCAACACTTTTTTTTAATTTTTGCTTAAGTTTATTCGTAGAAAGATGGATTTTTATGGAAAAATTGATTCAAAAATGACGGTAAGACGCATATGAAGGTACCTAACAATGCCCAAGATTTAACGAACGAGATGATTGTGGGTAACAAAAGGAGCCTGATCCTTTTCTTGTTTTTCTGTATATAATATATTCTAATTGTTTCAGCTATTGTTAGTTTTCGTTTCTTGATTGATCATTATCCAATCAATCTTGGATTGTTGTTCGCTTTTTGAGTCCCTCTTAAGACTAATTTTTTGGCTTTGTTATTCATGAGTATAGGGAGATGAATAGATTGGAGTATTATACAACATTTAGTAATAATTACTAAATTAACGTTATTCAATAATGATTAAACATTTTGTTAATTGTAATTAAAATTTTGCTAAACCTATTAAGATGGTTTATATTTGAAACAAATCAACATTATTTATAGATTATGGCAACCCAATCTAAAAACAACACATTTTCTATAATTTTCTCTGAAACGGCAAATACGCTAAAAGAAAATTTAATACGAATTTTCAGTAAAGAAGAAAATTTTTCCGATGATGATTTTTTAGTAAAACTTCAAGAAGATTCTGAACTAAAAAAGGAGCTATTTGAGGCATTAAAATCTTCTCATTCTAACGAAATTAAAATAGAGAATTTACATAATAGTAATAAACTGGAAATGGCAGACTAAATAGTTTATCTAAAATTGGAAATAGCTATTAACTCCGTTCTTCTATTTTTATTTATCCTTTTCCCGGGTATTATATTTCTTCGTTTTTACTTCACCGGAGAGTTTACAAAGCAATTTTCAAAACGTCCGATTACAGAGACAATTTATCTTAGCATATTACCTGGAATAGTTATTCAAGGAATAACTTTTTTAACCTTTCAAAAACTTGTAAATGGCAACAAAATATCCCAATACTTAGAAGCACTAAACGATTTACAATCAAATAATTTTGTATCTCTAGTTTTTGATTTAAGTACAGTAGGCTATTTTTTATTATATTATCTTTTTTTGATAGTATATGCAATACTTTTATCTACTATACTCTATAAAATTGTTAGAATTTCTGGATTGGATAAATATTCTCCAGTACTTCGTTTCGATAACACATGGCATTATTATTTCAGTGGTGAGGTAACAAAATTCACATCCTATCGTAATATAGTTGAAAAAGGAAGAATAGTTGATTTAACATATGCTGATATATTAATCAGAACGTCTGAAGACAAAACTCAATTATATCGAGGCATTCTTCGTCAGCATACTATATCTAAAGATTCAGGTAGATTAGAAGAAATATATCTAATGGATGCTTATAGATATTCAGACAAAATCGATAATTTTAAATCAATTCCTGGAAATATTTTTATTATCCCTTATGAAAATGTGCTTAATATTAATTTGACATATCTAACAAAAGAGTATCAGAATAAACTTAAGAACTTTAGGTCATTAATTATTGATATCCTGCTACTAGGAATATTAATTTTATTTCTCATTGATGTTTTTAAGCTTTATGCTGGATTGAATATAAAGAGCCAAATTTTGATTCGATTATTAGTGGCCTTTGCATGGTTAAATTTAATTTCCCTTTTTGATCGATTTTTCCCTTCTAAGGTTAAAAAGGCGAAATCCTCTTTTTATACAACCATAGCGCTATTTGTATTATTAGTGTTATCGTCAATATGGATTATAAAGATTATTTTATAACTACATTTAAATATGGTAAAACCTTCAATTTTAGTTACCCAACCCATTTTTAAGTTACCAAAATAGAGGATGAGTTATTGCTCTTCTAGGTTGTAGCCCAAGAGGGGAGCAGAGTGATAGAAAGTCATTACAGAAATATAGAGGCTTTTCTTTATGTAGTGAGGACAAAATAGGGACAAAAAATGTCAAATTCAATTTTTTCATTTGATTTCATTTATCCTTATCTTGTTATCATGGAAAGGTTAGGCGAGCAATTGGCAAGTTGGTTATATCAGAGCAGAAGGGAGCTAAAACTTCTATATCTTAAGCATGGCTCTTTAACAACCAACAGACTTTCCATTTTCCTGTTACTATTATTTTGTATTACACCGTTAACTCTTTACTTTCTTATTTCAGGTGCTACCTACTCCATTCTTCAAATTAGTGCAAGCTATATTTTTGTTGCTTTGTTGTTCAGTTTATCAATATTACTTGTGATTACCTGGTTTAAATCTGAGAAGCTATTTAAAAGCAATGTTCAGGGGTTTTCATTTTTACAATTATCTCCATCTTTAATTGAGACGGGTTTTTTTGGTTTTGACAAAAGTGATATCGATAACTTAATAAGGCTTACCAACGTGCAAAAAACGGGCATAGTATACCACCTACAGCGGATTAAAGTGATCATAGTGGAGCGGGTGAAAGTGAACCACTTGCGGCGGACGAAAGTGAACCACTAAAAATCGATTCTATTTGTAAAGCTTTAAATATCTTTTTATAAAAAGATATTATGGCCAACAAACAAATAGAAATGCGAAAAATAAAACAGATTTTCAAACTTTACAGTGAAGGAGTCAGTAAGCGTCAAATAAGCCTAATCACAGGGCTATCACGTAATACCATCACTAAATATATTGACTTTTTTAAGCGCTATGGGCTTACTAATTACGAAGTGTCTTCCATGACACTCGAGGAGCTGAACAGACTTTTTAAAACCGACCAAAAAGGTAAGAGCCAACAACTATTGACTCTAGAAACATACTTTCCTTATTTCGACAAAGAACTGCGCAAAACGGGTGTAACCAAAGAGCTACTCTGGCAAGAGTATGCTTCCAAACATCCAGATGGTTACAAACTTTCCCAGTTTAGATATTGGTACCGGGAGTGGGCTAAAGAAGTGTCTCCAGTGATGCATTTTACACACAAAGCTGGCGATAAACTTTTTATTGATTTTACAGGTAAGAAGCTTTCCATCGTAGACCGTTACACAGGTGAGATACAAGATTTAGAAGTCTTTGTTTGTGTATTGGGAAGTAGCCAATATACGTATGTTGAGGCTTGTGAGAGCCAAAAGAAAGAAGACTTTATAGCTTGTGTAGAAAATGCACTTTGGTTTTATGGCGGTGTACCACAAGCTTTAGTGCCCGATAACTTGAGGGCAGCAGTTACTAAAAGTAGTCGTTACGAACCGAAAGTAAATGAGACTTTTATAGATTTTGCTGAGCATTATGAAACGGCAGTACTTCCAACTAGAGCCTACAGACCTAGAGATAAAGCCATCGTCGAAAATGCTGTACGTATCATATATACACGTGTCTTTGCGCCATTGCGTAACCAAACGATCCATACTAAAGCTGCACTGAATAAGGCTATATTAGAACTTCTTAAAACCCATAACAGCACCTCTTTTAGGGGGCGTGAATATTCTCGCTATTCGTTATTTGAAGAGATTGAAAAGCATCAGCTCAGACCATTGCCAGCAAAACGCTATGAGATTAAACGCTACGCTAATGCAACGGTTCATAAAAACAGCCATATTTATTTTAGTAAGGACAAACACTATTATAGTCTGCCCTATCAGCATATAGGCAAGCGTATCAAAATGGTTTACTCAGATAGCGCAGTAGAGATTTACTACCAGCAGGAACTGCTTACGGTACATCCAAGAAACAAGCAAAAATATGGGTATAGCACGATAAAGGAACACATGCCTTCCCATCACCGCTTTATCAGCGAGTGGAGCAGTGAAAAATTCATTACCTGGGCAGAGCAAGTTGGTAATAATTGTAAGGTGTTAATCATTAACATATTAGAAAAGAAACAACACCCTGAGCAATCCTACAAATCGTGTTTAGGCATATTGCACCTTACTAAAAAGGTAGGCAATACACGGCTAGATAATGCCTGTAAGCGAGCATTAGACTATGGAGCGCATAACTACAATATTGTAGAGCGTATCCTTAAAAACGGCTGGGACACTTTAGATGAAGATATCGAAGATCAACCAGATATCCCAAACCATAGCAATATTAGAGGGAGCCATTATTACAAATAAATTTAAACCAAAAACAATGAATAAACAGACATTAGAACACATGAAACAACTAAGGCTATACGGCATGTACAGAGCCTTTGACAGCAGTTTATCACCACAAAGTATAAACTACACAAATGATGAACTCATCGCATATCTGCTCCAAAGCGAATGGGATGACCGCCAAAACAGAAAGATAGAACGGTTAACAAAAGCGGCACGTTTTAGATATAGTGCTGTTATGGAAGCTATCGATTTTGATGCTTCAAGACAGCTAGATAAAAATCAAATACAACGCTTTGCTAGCTGTGAGTTTATAAAGCAAAAACAGAATATCCTTATCACAGGAAGTACAGGTGCTGGAAAAAGCTATATAGCATCAGCTATTGGTCATCAGGCGTGTTCATTGGGATATAAAGTCATGTATTATAACACGAATAAACTTTTTACCATGCTTAAAACATCAAAAGCAGA
The sequence above is drawn from the Cellulophaga sp. Hel_I_12 genome and encodes:
- a CDS encoding FeoA family protein, encoding MIKTVAQLKRGEKGIIKEFADDILPIKLLELGCLPGNEVELIQVAPLKDPIYINVNGSHIAIRRSVAELIELELTDDAALL
- a CDS encoding SCO family protein, coding for MRQFFSKYKLFGVVMLGLSAVIMYLFFNALQPVKILRIYQPADFNPELVDSSITHVKKYHTIADFSLINQNGKVITNEDYQDKIYIADFFFTTCPTICPIMTEHMAQIQKEILNDEDVLLLSHSVTPEIDSVPQLKKYALAKGVVDRKWNLVTGDKKQIYALARKSYMAVKSDGDGGPFDMIHTENFMLIDKKRRIRGTYDGTDPEEIQRLLADLAVLKASSENTDTE
- the rseP gene encoding RIP metalloprotease RseP, with protein sequence MDYFIQILTFILIISILVVLHELGHYIPAKYFKTKVEKFYLFFDVKFSLFKKKIGETEYGIGWLPLGGYVKIAGMIDESMDTEQLKKDPEPWEFRSKPAWQRLIIMLGGVTVNFFLAWLIYSGLFFTVGDRYIPASNIKHGILVDSIGERIGLKTGDQILEIDGKKTKKFDDAMIDILLGDNITVDRNGEKITFPIPEEGIRDVLGAKGRRFLSYRTLWVVDTVIPGKPAENAGILKGDRLIAVNDKKTEYWNEFVQEISASATKSLSITLERDGREEIIDVRVGEDGAIGVGPKIEDISITDDYTLLASIPAGFTETINVLTKQIKQFKIIFKPKTEAYKAVRGPIGIVDMMPASWDWMFFWSFLAMFSVWLAFVNLLPIPALDGGHVMFLLYEMISGRAPSEKVLERGQIIGFVIIMSLMAVIFGHDIWVLIQEKILNK
- the istA gene encoding IS21 family transposase, whose product is MANKQIEMRKIKQIFKLYSEGVSKRQISLITGLSRNTITKYIDFFKRYGLTNYEVSSMTLEELNRLFKTDQKGKSQQLLTLETYFPYFDKELRKTGVTKELLWQEYASKHPDGYKLSQFRYWYREWAKEVSPVMHFTHKAGDKLFIDFTGKKLSIVDRYTGEIQDLEVFVCVLGSSQYTYVEACESQKKEDFIACVENALWFYGGVPQALVPDNLRAAVTKSSRYEPKVNETFIDFAEHYETAVLPTRAYRPRDKAIVENAVRIIYTRVFAPLRNQTIHTKAALNKAILELLKTHNSTSFRGREYSRYSLFEEIEKHQLRPLPAKRYEIKRYANATVHKNSHIYFSKDKHYYSLPYQHIGKRIKMVYSDSAVEIYYQQELLTVHPRNKQKYGYSTIKEHMPSHHRFISEWSSEKFITWAEQVGNNCKVLIINILEKKQHPEQSYKSCLGILHLTKKVGNTRLDNACKRALDYGAHNYNIVERILKNGWDTLDEDIEDQPDIPNHSNIRGSHYYK
- the istB gene encoding IS21-like element helper ATPase IstB, coding for MNKQTLEHMKQLRLYGMYRAFDSSLSPQSINYTNDELIAYLLQSEWDDRQNRKIERLTKAARFRYSAVMEAIDFDASRQLDKNQIQRFASCEFIKQKQNILITGSTGAGKSYIASAIGHQACSLGYKVMYYNTNKLFTMLKTSKADGSYLKQINKLEKQDLLIIDDFGLKALDAINRHSFMEIIEDRHGEHSIIIASQLPVEAWHEIIGEQTIADAILDRLVHNAHRIHIKGESMRKKMKNKD